CTGTTATCCAAACAAATGTTACTATAACAATTGCTGCCATACTTTGCATAACAGTATTAAGTGCATTTTTAGATTGAACTAATCCACCATAAAACAAACTTAATCCTGGCGTCATTAGCCAAACTAATAATGTACATAAAAACATAAATATTGTGTCGTTAAGATTCATACTTACCACTCCCTTAATTTCATAATAATCTGATAATTTATAAAATGCAAAAATGCGTAAGATTATATTACATGCGTTGAAATAAAATATGACACAACTTTTGTTAGCACTTGCATTTTCCTTAGTATTTCCATAATAAAAAGGCTATTTCCTCGATTTTAATACAGAGAAAATAGCCTTTTTAATGTGTGTTTATTAGCAATAATAGATATCGTTATACTTTTTGAACTGTAATCGTCCAAGAAGCATTATCAACTTGTTCGAAATTAGTTACCGGATATCCATTTTCTGCTGCCCAATTTGGAATAGCTTCAGTCGCTTGTGTGCAGTCAAAATCAATTTTCAATTCATCTCCAGATGATAATGTTGCCATTTTCTTTTGTGCTTCAATCAATGGGAATGGGCACACCATACCTACTGTACCTAATTCATATATCATAACTATTACTCCTCTTTTTAATTATATTATTAAATGTTGTTTTTCTGATTTTCAGTTCTTGAAATCACTCAAATTTATACTGCTTGTGTTTGTTGTTGTACCTTATCAACTTGTTGTTGAACCTTCCTCATCGGACGAACAAACATAAAATGACTGATTGTCCATACGCCAGCAATCATCGCTGCTAGTGCAATCCAACCTTGCCAAGTCATCATAGCTGTTTCAACAAGACCATTACCTATAGAACATCCACCTGCTACTGAAGCGCCAAAGCCCATACATATACCACCTATAGCACTGTTACGAATCGTAATCCTATCTGGCAAACGCCATTTAAATTCTTTTGAACCTCTAGCTGCAATATAAGAACCTATAAATATCCCTAAAACTAACAAGACACCCCAGTCAATAAATTTCGATTCACCAGTAATTAAAAAATGAATTAAATTGGCCGATGGTGTTGTAATTCCAAGTCCTGCATTTCTACCAGTCGATGTACTCACTGGCCATGCTAATAAAGCAATAAGCCCAATTGCAATTGCAGCTATAAATGGATGATAGCGTTTTTCGAAAAGATAATGTCTGATACCCGTATATCGTTGCTTCAATTTAGGAATTGCTACTTTTGATTTTTTATTATTAAGTGTTCTAACTACAAGTACAATAGTAATGATAGATAATACTGCTACTAACACCCCAAAAGGTATACCGGTCGTTTGAGATATATCACTATTCACATTCGTTGATTGATTAATTTGATGCATTACTGGTTTTAAAATCCCTGTCTTAGTTATCGCAGCAGTAATAGCATACAAAATTAAGGCAATCCAACTTCCTATCAAACCTTCGCCGGCACGATACCAAGTACCAGTTGCACAACCACCTGCTAATACAATTCCAATTCCAAATATAAATGAGCCGATAATCGTTCCTAAAATAGGAAAACTGTGCGTAGGAATTTGTAAAACGCCCGTTGCCGTCAAAATTAATAGTCCGATACTTTGAATTGTAATAGCTATTAATAATGCGTAAAACATTTTATTATTCTTTTGCACGTACATATCACGAAAACCACCAGTTAAGCAAAATCTCGTACGTTGCATAACAAATCCTAAAAGTCCCCCGACTAATAAACCACTAATAATCATCCAAGTCATTATAATATCACCTATTTCCGATAAGTTTAGTATGTATTATAGGCGATGATTTCTCTCTTTTCAACCTTATACACAATATTTTCGCTATACAATTTAATATTTTCTAAGTGAAGCCAATAGTTATTGTGTGGATTGTTTAACATAAATATACATAATTACTAAGTTGAATTAAGACTTAACAATATAGCAGTTTACCGCTAAAATTTCAGACTCAATTAAAAAAGCCTGAGACTTTGTCTCAGACCCTTCAAAAATAATTTAAGATATAACAAGGTTAATCTTTAAAGCTACATCACATTTATTCACTGTAATTTTTCATAAAGAATAGTAACGACTGTAATTCTATACCTAAGTCTATTTGATGAACTTGCACATCTGATGGTGTATTTATTCTGCCAGGTGTAAAGTTTAAAATCCCTTTCACACCAGCTTGAACGAGTTCATCTGCCACTTTTTGAGCTACTCTCTCTGGTGTCGTTAAAATCACAACATCAATTTCTTCTTTCTTCAATGTCGCTATTAAATCATTATTATCTTTTACAATAACATTCCCTATTTTTTGGCCAATAACATCTTCTTTAATATCAAATGCTTCAGTAATAGTCATATCGTCATGAATTGAAAAGTTATATGTGAGTAATGCTTTCCCTAGGTTCCCGACTCCGACAATTGCGATTTTTATCATATCACTTTCGCTAAGTTCAGATTTAAAGAAATCTAATAAACTATCTATATTATATCCGTATCCTTTTTTACCTAATTCGCCAAAATATGAAAAATCACGACGAATTGTTGCCGAGTCAATTTGTAACGCATCGCTAATCGCTTTTGAATTTACACGATCTATACCTTTAGATTTTAATGAACTCACAAATCTATAATATAACGGTAAACGTTTTAAAGTTGCTCGAGGAATTTTAACTTGGTCACTCATTCGCTATTTCCTCCTTCGTGTTTGAATGAATTATATCTATGTATTCAAACGAGTTAGAGCGTAGTTGTTAGATTATTAAAAAACAAATAATTGATTACAATGAATACTTAAATATTATACATTATTGAATTTTAAAAATAAATATCTTAGTTTCATGACGGCGTTTTATACTGTAAAATGGTTATTAATGTAATGATTACGATTGAAATCGTAAATTAAAACTAATTGACGAAATACGAAAGGTGAAGATCGAATGATACTTTTACAACTTAATCATATATCAAAATCGTTCGATGGTGAAGATATATTTACTGATGTTGATTTTGAAGTAAAAACAGGTGAAAGAATAGGGATTGTAGGAAGAAATGGTGCCGGTAAATCAACATTAATGAAAATTATAGCCGGTGTAGAAAACTATGATTCAGGAAATTTGTCCAAAATCAAAAACTTAAAGCTTGGCTATTTAACTCAACAAATGACACTAAACTCTAATGCAACGGTTTTTGAAGAAATGTCTAAACCATTTGAACATATTAAAAACATGGAAAAATTAATTAAAGAAGAAACCGATTGGTTAGCTAAACATGCAGATGATTATGATTCCGATTCATATAAAACTCATATGTCACGTTATGAATCTTTATCAAATCAATATGAACAGTTAGATGGCTATCAATACGAGAGTAAAATTAAAACTGTATTGCATGGTTTAAATTTCACTGAAGATGATTTTAACAAGCCTATTAACGACTTTAGTGGTGGTCAAAAAACACGCCTTTCGTTAGCTCAAATGTTATTAAATGAACCTGATTTATTACTTTTAGATGAGCCTACCAACCATTTGGACTTAGAAACAACTAAGTGGCTTGAGGATTATTTACGTTATTTTAAAGGTGCAATCGTAATTATTAGTCATGATCGTTACTTTTTAGATAAAATTGTAACTCAAATTTATGATGTAGCCTTGGGTGACGTCAAACGTTATGTTGGTAACTATGATCAATTTATTAAGCAACGCGATTTATATTATGAAAAGCGAATGCAAGAATATGAAAATCAACAAGAAGAAATTAAACGTTTAGAAACATTTGTTGAGAAGAATATTACACGTGCCTCCACAAGTGGTATGGCAAAAAGCAGACGTAAAATTTTAGAAAAAATGGAACGTATTGACAAACCAATGTTAGATGCTAAAAGTGCGAATATACAATTCGGCTTTGACCGTAACACAGGGAACGATGTCATGCACATTAAAAATTTAGAAATTGGTTATCAAACACCTATTACCCAACCTATTAACGTTGAAGTTTCAAAAGGTGACCATATCGCTATTATAGGGCCTAACGGTATTGGAAAATCAACATTGATTAAAACTATCGCTAAACAACAACAAGCACTTGGTGGCAATATTACCTTTGGTGCAAATTTGCAAATTGGATATTATGATCAAAAGCAAGCTGAATTTAAATCTAATAATTCCATTTTAGATTACGTATGGGATCAATATCCATTAATGAACGAAAAAGATATACGCGCCGTACTTGGACGTTTCTTATTCGTACAAGATGATGTTAAAAAAATTATCAACGATTTATCGGGTGGCGAAAAGGCAAGACTTCAGTTAGCACTTCTAATGTTACAACGCGATAATGTCCTCATTTTAGATGAGCCTACCAATCATCTTGATATCGATTCAAAAGAAATGTTAGAACAAGCACTTCAACATTTTGAAGGAACAATTTTATTTGTTTCTCACGATCGTTATTTTATTAATCAATTAGCAAATAAAGTATTTGATTTAACAAAAGATGGCGGGAAAATGTATCTTGGAGATTATCAATATTATATTGAAAAAGTTGAAGAAGCTGCTGCAATAAAAGCACAACAAGATGAAATTTCTGTCAATAACGAATCACATGAAAAATCGCATGAGTATTCCTCGTATCATAATCAAAAAGAACAAAGACGCGAACAGCGAAAACTAGAAAGACAAATTAATGATTGTGAGAACGAAATAGAATCTTTAGAAGCAGCTATAGCTTTGATTGATGAACAATTAACTCAACCAGATATATACAGTAACCCACAAAAAGCAAATGAATTAGCTCTCGAAAAACAAGAAAGCGAACAAAAATTAGAACAAGCCATGACAAATTGGGAAGAATTACAACAAAAATTATAAATATATCCATAACTCTAACTGTGAAAAGTCATTAGTTAGAGTTATTTTTTAACAAATTTCAAGTTTTTTTATTCACATTAAGAATGTTGATATAATAACTATCCACAAAGTTATCCTAGTTATCCACAAGTAAATTAACACTAACACACAATTAATTTTTGCTTTTCCCACTTAATATCCACAATAAAACCCATTATTTACATCAGTTGTCCACAAGTTATGCACGCTTTGTTGATAAGTACGCATGTTCCCTATTGACATTCATTTTTTAAAAATTATTTGTT
This is a stretch of genomic DNA from Staphylococcus roterodami. It encodes these proteins:
- a CDS encoding sulfurtransferase TusA family protein, whose translation is MIYELGTVGMVCPFPLIEAQKKMATLSSGDELKIDFDCTQATEAIPNWAAENGYPVTNFEQVDNASWTITVQKV
- a CDS encoding YeeE/YedE family protein, translated to MTWMIISGLLVGGLLGFVMQRTRFCLTGGFRDMYVQKNNKMFYALLIAITIQSIGLLILTATGVLQIPTHSFPILGTIIGSFIFGIGIVLAGGCATGTWYRAGEGLIGSWIALILYAITAAITKTGILKPVMHQINQSTNVNSDISQTTGIPFGVLVAVLSIITIVLVVRTLNNKKSKVAIPKLKQRYTGIRHYLFEKRYHPFIAAIAIGLIALLAWPVSTSTGRNAGLGITTPSANLIHFLITGESKFIDWGVLLVLGIFIGSYIAARGSKEFKWRLPDRITIRNSAIGGICMGFGASVAGGCSIGNGLVETAMMTWQGWIALAAMIAGVWTISHFMFVRPMRKVQQQVDKVQQQTQAV
- a CDS encoding redox-sensing transcriptional repressor Rex, encoding MSDQVKIPRATLKRLPLYYRFVSSLKSKGIDRVNSKAISDALQIDSATIRRDFSYFGELGKKGYGYNIDSLLDFFKSELSESDMIKIAIVGVGNLGKALLTYNFSIHDDMTITEAFDIKEDVIGQKIGNVIVKDNNDLIATLKKEEIDVVILTTPERVAQKVADELVQAGVKGILNFTPGRINTPSDVQVHQIDLGIELQSLLFFMKNYSE
- the abc-f gene encoding ABC-F type ribosomal protection protein, with product MILLQLNHISKSFDGEDIFTDVDFEVKTGERIGIVGRNGAGKSTLMKIIAGVENYDSGNLSKIKNLKLGYLTQQMTLNSNATVFEEMSKPFEHIKNMEKLIKEETDWLAKHADDYDSDSYKTHMSRYESLSNQYEQLDGYQYESKIKTVLHGLNFTEDDFNKPINDFSGGQKTRLSLAQMLLNEPDLLLLDEPTNHLDLETTKWLEDYLRYFKGAIVIISHDRYFLDKIVTQIYDVALGDVKRYVGNYDQFIKQRDLYYEKRMQEYENQQEEIKRLETFVEKNITRASTSGMAKSRRKILEKMERIDKPMLDAKSANIQFGFDRNTGNDVMHIKNLEIGYQTPITQPINVEVSKGDHIAIIGPNGIGKSTLIKTIAKQQQALGGNITFGANLQIGYYDQKQAEFKSNNSILDYVWDQYPLMNEKDIRAVLGRFLFVQDDVKKIINDLSGGEKARLQLALLMLQRDNVLILDEPTNHLDIDSKEMLEQALQHFEGTILFVSHDRYFINQLANKVFDLTKDGGKMYLGDYQYYIEKVEEAAAIKAQQDEISVNNESHEKSHEYSSYHNQKEQRREQRKLERQINDCENEIESLEAAIALIDEQLTQPDIYSNPQKANELALEKQESEQKLEQAMTNWEELQQKL